A stretch of the Salminus brasiliensis chromosome 23, fSalBra1.hap2, whole genome shotgun sequence genome encodes the following:
- the crygn1 gene encoding gamma-crystallin N-A: MSQYSGKIVFYEGKCFTGRKLEVFGECDNFQDRGLLNRVNSIRVESGAWVCFDHPDFKGQQYMLERGEYPEFQRWNAHNDHMGSCKPIKMHGEQYRIQMYDGPEFTGQCVELCEDCPFLQSAGLTKTCINSLKVYGDGAWVLYEEPNYRGRMYIVERGSYCSHMEWQAENPNIQSIRRVANYF, encoded by the exons ATGTCTCAGTATTCAGGGAAG ATAGTGTTCTATGAAGGAAAATGTTTCACGGGCAGGAAGCTGGAAGTGTTTGGAGAATGTGATAACTTCCAGGACCGCGGCTTGCTGAACAGGGTCAACTCCATCCGCGTGGAGAGCGGAGCCTGGGTCTGCTTTGACCACCCAGACTTTAAGGGTCAGCAGTACATgctggagagaggagagtaccCAGAGTTTCAGCGCTGGAATGCCCACAATGATCACATGGGCTCATGCAAGCCAATCAAAATG catGGAGAACAGTACAGAATACAGATGTATGATGGTCCAGAATTTACTGGTCagtgtgtggagctgtgtgaggATTGTCCCTTCCTCCAAAGTGCAGGCCTCACCAAGACCTGCATCAACTCCCTTAAGGTTTATGGAGATGGAGC CTGGGTGCTGTACGAGGAGCCCAACTACCGTGGGCGCATGTACATTGTGGAAAGAGGAAGCTACTGCAGCCACATGGAGTGGCAGGCTGAAAACCCCAACATCCAGTCCATCCGCAGAGTGGCCAACTACTTCTAA
- the LOC140545998 gene encoding CD59 glycoprotein-like, producing MKVLVFALVLGLMVSSGLALDCYHCVPARAGEACKVTTVTCPEGKDACAAAKFLSSPYGHYQKCMAMSGCELIQRNAYIRMTCCQGDLCNTF from the exons ATGAAGGTGCTGGTTTTTGCTCTTGTTCTGGGGCTAATGGTGTCCAGTG GTCTGGCTCTGGACTGCTACCACTGTGTGCCTGCGAGAGCGGGCGAGGCCTGTAAGGTCACCACGGTAACCTGCCCGGAAGGAAAAGACGCCTGCGCTGCGGCAAAATTTCTTTCTTCCCCTT ATGGACACTATCAGAAGTGCATGGCCATGTCGGGCTGTGAATTGATACAGAGGAATGCCTACATCAGGATGACATGCTGCCAGGGAGACCTCTGTAACACTTTCTGA